In the Pan paniscus chromosome 19, NHGRI_mPanPan1-v2.0_pri, whole genome shotgun sequence genome, CGCGCGCTTGCCCGGGGCCTCGCAGAGTAGCACTTCGGTGGCCACCCAGTGCGTGACCTCGCTGCAGCGCTGCAGCAGCAGCTCCAAGTTGGCCGTCTCCCGGCGGCCGCGCTCCCCGTGGAACACGTAGTCCACGAACTCCAGCTGCACCCACGGCAGCGGAGGGGCGGCCAGGGCGCCAGGGGGTGAGGGGAGTGGGTGGGAAGATGGCAGTGCAAGGCGATGAGGAGCGAAAGGCAGGAGGGCGGGGGCGGAAGGggtggaaaatagaaaaatagaaaggacAGGAGGCGGCAAAGATgcggaaaaagaaaacaaccagcATTAATAATATTTCACCagctactgagcacttactaggtGCCAGGCATTCGCTCACGGCTGACATCCTCAAGACAACCATCTGCTAGGCATTATTGTCTctgccttattttatttctttaatagtgaatattttaaaaatacaaatcctGGGTCAGGTTCTGTGTAAACAGCACTTGGGCCCTGAGCCACTCTGCTCTGGGGTCTCTCTCTTTGCGATTTTTTTCAGATGGGGGAACAAAGGTTACGGCCATGCGTTGCCCAAGGGCTTGCTGCAAGTGAGCCCTGGAACCAGGACGTTGTGCTGCGAACACCGTCTCCCAATGGCACATTTCTCCCTCCAGCCCCCCAGCATAGCACCAGCCTAGGTCCCCACCTCGTGCACACATCGGAACAGCTCCCAGTGGAAGGCAGTTAGGTGGTTGGCAACGTCCTCAGGCTCCACTCGGTGGATCTCTGTGTCTCCAGGGGAGACCTGGATCTCCTCGGGGAGGGGCACCTGGTGGCAGGCAGGGGCATAGGGGCTGGGCTCCTGGTGGCAGGGTGAGGGATTGCTCACAGCCCCCCTCAGCCCTCCATTCCAGTCAAGGCCTTGGGAAGTTCTTACCAGAGCCTCATAGCTGTCCCGAGTACAGGCAAACAGGTGGCTGTTGATGCCCAGTGCGGTGAAAACACAGTCCTCAGTGGGCTGGAGAAGGACCTTCTCTGCAGGAGAAAGAGCTGCTCATCCTCAGCCCCTGCCGCCTGCACCCTCACACATCCCACACTGGCACTGTCCTATCCAAAAACTCCTCACCCCACACTGACACATTCTAGACTAATGGAACTCATATTATCACTAGTTTATGCCATATTTATCTGGAATTTGtcaaatgattatttcttttgcatttataactttttttctacTCCCTTTCTTTCACAGCTTTTCTCTTACTCTGTTGTCCTTGTGACACTGGGAAGGCTGAAATTTTTTCCTACTGTAGAGGAAAACAAAGCTTCAGCGACATTGCTGGCTTTCTGCCTTCCCACTCATCCTGTGTCTTTAGCCTGTGAAATGTGGCATCCTTACATACACAGGGAGGTTAAAGGATCAGAATACAATCCATAGGTGAGTGAGGGGCAGCACTCAGATCAGAACCTGAGTCCTAGACCAGTGCctcccaaactttttttttttttttttgagacggagtttcgctcttgttgcccagactggagcacagtgtcttgatctcggctcactgcaacctccgcctccgcggttcaagtgattctcctgcctcagcctcccaagtagctgggattacaggtgcacaccaccatgcccagctagtgcCTCCCAAACTTTAGTAGGCATAGGAGTCCCCTGGGGGGTCCTGTCCAAATGCTAATTTGAACAAGACCAGCAGGTCGGGGTGGGGTCTCAGATGCTGCATctcttttagagacagagtcttgttatgttgcccaggatagggCGCAATgcctattcacaggtgcaatcagaATGTACTACCttggattcctgggctcaagcaatcctcctgcctcagcctcctgagtagctgggactgcaggtttgcaccactgcacccagcaagatGCTGCatcctaacaagttcccaggtgatgcacATGAGGCTTGTCCCgggaccatactttgagtagcaagggccTAGAATTCAGTCTCTACCCCTCCCCCAGAGCCCTGAGCTTGTGAGTTTCTCCTCTCGGAGCATCAGCCCAGTTCTTCCTGACCCTCACCTCCGGAGGAGGATACAGCTACCAGGATGAGGGAATCCTCACGCCCCGTGGGCTCCTCTGAATATTGAAGTTTCTCCGTCACAGAGCCCAGAATGTCCTGCACAGATGCTGAAAGGCGGCTGCGTATGGTCACATAAGAGTGGTCAGGCATGTATACACGGCAGAAGACTGGACGGAAACAGGAAAATGGCTTTCAACAGAGGGCAGAGTGGCAGCAGCTGGCACAGTCTCCTCCAGGGTGCCTCTATTCCCCACCAGAGGCTGGCCTCTGAAGAAGGTCCTGTGAAAGGGGCTGGTTCTACCACCCAGGGAGATGCCACTGAGGGTGCTCAAGACCCAGAGACATGTCCCCCTGAGCCACTCAGGACACCCTGCCCCTCCTAATGCCCACACTCACTCTCATCAGAGCCCCGGAAGGCCACCCGGGTCTGCAGACAGGAGTCTATCCGGCGGAAGTGGCGGAAGAGTGGCTTCACCTGCTTGCTGGGTGGCTGGTTCTCCTCTGGAATCCTGGCATGGACACAGCTGGGCATCAGCACGCCCTGCCAGGCATATGGACAACCAACACCAAGCAGGCAACATCAAGCAAGAATATCAGAATTGGGTCAAGGATGCACCAGCACCAGTTTCAGGTGGTTAAGGGGGTCAGAAGAGAGGACAATGAGCAGTATGGGATAATTATCCAAGTAACCCTAATCAAATGCCACCTCTTCCATGAATTCTTCTCTGGTCCACCCCACCCACCAGGAAGGTCACTTTCTTCTCTCAACTACTATAGAACATTGGGATAATGTTTATGTTCACCTCTTATCTCTTCTATGAGATTGAGAGCTCTTGAGGACTGGGATTTGGTTCTTACTGAGTATCTTTTCATCCTCCAGGGCCTAACACACTGCTTGACACATGGTAGGTAGTAGGTCAGCAGCTGTTTGCTGAATTTTGCTGAAAAGAACTTCACAGTCTAGGAAGGAGATAGACAGGCATACAGCTACTTCTAATACCAGGCAGGAGGTGTTGATAATATAACAAAGGTACCAGGAGAGTTATGCTGGTGTGGGGGAAGAAGAAAGCTATTCCTAAAAGGAAGATCTGGGAAGTTTTCATTGAGAAGATGGCATTTGACCTGGGCCTTGGAGGAaagcaggaagagaaggaggtggaggccaggtgcagtggctcacacctgtaatcccagcactttgggaagctgaggtgggcagatcacttgaggccaggagttcaagaccagcctggccaacatggtgaaaccccgtctctactaaaaatacaaaaattagccaggcgtagtggcgtgcacctgtaatcccagctactcgggaggctgaggcaggagaatcgcttgaacccaggaggcagaggttgcagtgagttgagatcacaccatgcactccagcctggcaacagagcaagactccatctcaaaaaaaaaaaaaaaaaaaaaggccaggcgcggtggctcacgcctgtaatctcagcactttgggaggccaaggcgggtggatcacgaggtcaggagatctagaccatcctggctaacacgatgaaaccccgtctctactaaaaaatatataaaaaattagccgggcgtggtggcaggcgcctgtagtcccagctactcagaaggctgaggcaggagaatggtgtgaacccgggaggtagagcttgcagtgagccgagatcacaccactgcactccagcctgggcgacagagccaggctctgtctcaaaaaaaaaaagaaaacatggtggGAGGAGGGCATTCTGGGGTGGACAATATAACCGACCATGGGAAGTTCGAGAGTGCAGGAGTTGAGGTGTCATGGATAGAGGGGATGTAGGAGATGAGATGGGAAGGATCAGCAGAAGGCAGAAAGGGAAGGGTATTGAATGCTGGGATGTTTCACTTTCTCTTGGAAGCATGGGGAGCAGGGATGCCTTTGGAACAGGAGCATGAAAGATCTCTCTAGTGTCAGCacagagaaggcagagaaggaTGCTAGACCACAAGCTGAGGCCTCCCTAAGGGTTGTGGTGGTGgggacaagagaagagagaaactaAAAGGGCAGAATGGattcatggatggatggatacagtGGTGTCCTGAAGCTGGTTCACGCTGGCTCACAAGAGCATACTGTTAAGTTCTGGGGAATTTTACCAACTGTTTTTTAAAGagccattaaaatataaataaacaaatatatctccatatataaatatatatgttttataaacttatagtcaggccaggtgtggtggcttacacctagaatcccaacactctgggaggccaaggtgggaggattgctggagcccagcctggacaacataatgaaaccgtctctattaaaaaataataatacaaattaataaataatacataaaatttataatcaaataagttattaccaaaaaaagtttccttcctgtttgcactactttttttttttttttttgagacagagtcttgctctgtcatcaggctggcgtgcagtgccacaatctcggctcactgtaacctccacctcctggattcaagcaattctcctgcctcagcctcccgagtagctgggattacaggtgtgtaccaccacgcccggctaatttttgtatttttagtacagacagggtttcaccatgttggccaggatggtctcgatctcttgacctcattctgcctgcctcggcctcccaaagtgctgggattacaggcgtgagccaccacacccagcccacctcttttttttttttttttttttttttgagacagagtccactctgtcacccaggctggaatgcagtgatgcaatcttggctcactacaacctctgcctcctggattcaagacattctcctgcctcagcctcttgagtagctgggattacaggcatgtgccaccatgcccagctaatttttgtatttttagtagagatggggtttcaccatgttggtcaggctggtctcgaactcctgatctcatgatctgcctctcatgatctgcctgcctcagcctcccaaagtgctgggattacaggtgtgagccaccgcacccggcctttttttttttctttagagacggagtctcgctctgtcacccaggctggagtgcagtaaggtgatttcagctcactgcaacctccatctcctgggttcaagcaattctcctgcctcagcctcctgagtagctgggactacaggcacgtaccaccacccccagctaatttttctttttctttttttttttttttttgagacagaatctcactctgtcgcccaggctggagtgcagtggcatgatctcagctcactgcaacctccacctcctggattcaagcaattcttctgcctcagcctcccaagtagctgggactacaggagcgccctaccacgcccagctaatttttgtatttttagtagagacagggtttcaccatattggccgggctgctctcaaactcctgacctcatgatctgcctgccttggcacacagcctttttttttttttttttttttttttgtagtggagacagggtttcacagtgttagccaggctggtcttgaactcctgaccttaagtgctccacccatcttgacctcccaaagtgctgggattacaggcataagccaccttgcccagccatttTACTAGCTTTTACTACATCTACTGTATGGTGGAGATACTACGTAACAGCCTGTGCTGCATGTCTCTTCCCAACTCCTCCTTCAGTGTTgtcacattggtagcttgaaatcagccatggtgaCAGAGTTTACACTGTAGGAATCAGCAAAAGCTACAAATCAGGGCTCTTTCTCCTGCAGCactggttgttaaatatttaccagtACACCACTGGATTATCAGACAAATGAATGGGAGAATGGACAAAAAAGTGACTGGAGACAGTGCTTTGTGCCACCCTTCAGTGAGAGAAAGGAGCTGAAATAAAACCATATTggaagccagacacagtggctcacacctgtaatcccagcactttgggaggctgaggcaggcagatcacttgaggccaggagttcaagaacagcctgaccaacatggtgaaacccatctctactaaaagtacaaaaattagctgggcatggtgcacccctgtaatcccagctactcaggaggctgaggcatgagaatcacttcaacccaagaggtggaggttgctgtgagccaagatcgcaccactgctctccagcctaggcgacaaagtgagactctgtctccaaacaaacaaacaagcaaatccATATTGCAGCCAATAGGCCAGAGGCAGCCCCTGTAGTAGAGGAACGCAGGGGACCACTTTCCTGTTCCCGCCCCTGCCCCACTCCCCCTCACTTTAGTTCCACCGTCTCCACCAGCTGGTGCAGCCTCAGAGTGTCCTCTCGGAGGCCCTGGTAAAGGGACTCGTCCTTCATAATTAGCAGGTATAGATCCTGGAGAGAGGAGGACAAAGAAGGTGAAGGAAGGGGTCTCATTCCAAGGGCTACTCTCTGCAGGGGCCGGGCAAGGTCTCCATACCTTTGAGCACAGGAGAGCCATATAAGCTAAGGCCCCCTGGCATCTCTTCCTTCCAGGTACCCAGAATGAGAAGTATGGCTCCTTCACAGGGGCCCCCTTCCACAGCTAATAACCTGTTTACCCACCTTCTCTTCCCCCAGGCCCACCTTGATGATGTGGCCGGCCCCCTCTTCCTCTTGAAGCAGCCCCTGGTAGGTGTCCAAGAAATGGAGAAGCATGGCTAGACAGGCTTGCTTCCGGCCCAGCCCTTCAGGGCCCTCCATGCCTCCTGCCCGAACAAAGCTGACCCTTAAGTTAAGAAAAATCCCTACGCAAGCAGACCTGAGGAATTGAGAAGAAAGATGGGAggctaggctgggcgcagtggctcacgcctataatcccagcagtttgggaagctgaggcgggcggatcacctgaggtcaggagttcgagaccagtctggccaacatggtgaaaccaagactctactaaaaatacaaaaattagacgggcatggtggtgtgcacctgtaatcccagctacgctggaggctgaggcacaagaatcgtttgaacctgggaggcagaggttgcagtgagccaaagtcgcaccattgcactccagcctgggcgacagagaatgactctgtctcaaaaaaaaaaaaaaaggcaaaaaaaaaaaaaaaggccaggcgcggtggctcacacctgtaatcccagccctttgcaaggctgaggcaggtggatcacttaaggtcaggagtttgagaccatcctggtcaacatggtgaaacctcatctctactaaaaatacaaaaaattagctgggagtggtggcgtacgcctgtaatcccagctactcgggaggctgaggcaagagaatcacttgaacccgggaggcggaggttgcagtgagccgagatcgcgccactgcactccagcctgggcgacagagcgagactccgtctcaaaaaaaaaaaaaaaaaaaagaaaagaaaagaaaagaaagatgggaGGCTAAATTGCCTCCAAGTATTCTCTAGATTTGGGGCCAGAGAGAAAGGAGTTTCGGTGGTCCTGGAGCCAAGACCTCCTCATGCCCCAGCCCAGGCTTTTGCTTAGAGTAGGTAGCGATGACCACTTGATCACATCCAGCTCCTGCAGGTTAGACAGGTTAGATTTTCACTTGAGGATACCCTGCCCAGACCCATCCAACCTCTGACCAGCCCAGGGCCTGGAGCTCACAGTGCGCCTAATAAACGCCAATGGTGTTTACCACAAACCTGACTATACCTCACTGGAAGGCCTGATGTTTCTAAGACAGcttgttacttttatttatttatttatttgagagggagtctcactctgttgcccaggctggagtgcaatggcatgatctcagctcactgcaacctctgcctcctgggttcaagcgattctcctccctcaggttcctgagtagctgagattataggtgcctgccaccaagcccggctaattttttgtgttttagtagagacggagtttcaccttgttggccaggctgatctcgaactcctgccctcaagtgatccacccgccccagcctcccaaagtgctgtgattaaagtcatgagccaccgtgcctggctgggagCCTGTAACATTCTACTCAGTGGTCTGACATTTACAATTAGGTCCTAAAATAACTCTGTGAGAGGCCCATGCTTACATGAGACCCTATGAATAGCCCATCCAGTGGCTCCTCTCTAGCAGACCCTACTGAAGCACAACCATGGCCTGATGTTTACATCAGACCCCATCATAACTCACTGGGCAACCAGATGTTTTAGAGCAATAATTCAGTGGGGATAGAGGTGCCCTTATAGAATAATAAcaccttggctgggcacagtggctcacgcctttaatcccagcactctgggaggccaaggcaggcgaatcacttgaggtcaggagttcgagaccagcctgggcaacatggtgaaactccgtctccaccaaaaaatacaaaaagtagccaggtgtggtggtgtgcgcctgtagtccccagctatgggggaggctgaggcaggagaatcgcttgaacccaggaggcagaggctgcagtgagccgaggtcgcaccactgtactccagcctgggtgacagagcaagactccatctcaaaataaataaataaataacaccttTCATTTGTACAGGGCTCTGCAGCCTCCAAAGCACTCCCACATCTGCTATCAGACTGATCTTCATAGCAGCTAATAGATAGGCAGGGCAGGTGCTatttacctccattttacagaaaaggaaactgagtcccCATGAGGTTAGGTAATCTGTACAAGTCACACAGCTGATGAGTAGAAAAGCTGGGACTGAAACCCaggtatgttttcttttcttttttttttgagatggagtctcactctgtcactcaggctggagtgtagtgacgcgatctcggctcactgcaacctttgcctcccgggttcaagtgattctcctgcctcagcctcccaagtagctgagattacaggtgcgtggcaccatgcctggctaattttttctatttttagtagagatggtgtttcactatgttagcctggctggtcttgatctcctgacctcaggtgatccgcctgcctcagcctcccaaagtgctgggattacaggtgtgagccaccgcactcggccccaGGTATGTTTCCTAGGGGAGAGTTTAGGATCTGAGATTGCATGTGGGATGGAGGGAGTGGCTCCCTTCTGACCTCTCCTTTTCCAAACTCCACAAAAGGATATTACTGGTGTAGCTCCTGCAGAAATTTCTCCgttgggaggaagagagaatgggTAAGGACAATGTCATCCAGCAGGATATCTGTAAAGATCAGTGGGCACCACAGATGTCAGGTGGGCACTTCCAGAATGAAACTGGAAATGCAGTGCCTCCCTCTCTTGCCCCTGAGGGCAAGTTCTCTTTAGCCAGGCTGGAgccccagccacctgccttgtCATGCTctgcacacgcgcacacacacacgtgtaaaGGTTCTGGGCAGCCACTGCGGGGGTGGGTTCGGCAGCTGCCAAGGCAGCTGAAGGGAAGGGGGGGGGCGTGCCTTTGATGGCCATGTGCACTTCTCTTCAGCGTATGTGGGAAGTTGGTCAGATAACACACCAAGGTTGAGTTCTGCCTGAAAAAAGAAGTAGCCCACAGAAGAGTCTCCAGacaaagagtatttccaaacacAGAGGTTAGCATCAGTGgggactgtgtgtgtgcatgtgtgtgtatccctcttcccctccccattccccaccTAACAGCTTTGAGTTCTAACTAGGCAGGTGGGAACCAGCCTGATTAAAAGGGAGATGGAGAGACTGCCATCGCTTTGATCCCAGAACCTTTAAATAGAAATCCTGTGTCCTTTAGGGGCCCAGAGACAGAAGGGTTAATGATGGAATGGTGAAGGGGAGCGGCTCCTCTCACCACCCCTTTCCCCTCCACACCCCCGTCTGGGCCTGGCTCAGCCAGTCAGCCGGGTACAAGGTCGCCCTGACTTGCAGCCAgccctggggtggggcagggccacctggcacacacagacagacaagGTGCAGGGAGGGAGCCAGGTGTCCTCACCAGGACTGGTTAGGGCCAGGTCCCCAGGCACTGTCCCAGGACAAAACCAAGGCTTCTGACTGCCCTTCGTTCACTATCTCCTGTGGTCAGTTCTAGCCATGAAGGCGGAGGAGGAAAACCAACACAAAGTAATTGACTTCAAGGATTTCATTTCGCAAAtgtgaaactgaggcccagagctgGGAGGGACTTGCCTAGAGCTGGAATAAGAACCCAGAATCCTGAGTCTTTGTCCTTTTCTCAATATGCCTGAGGCAAGCAGAGTGTTAGGGTAAAACCTAGTGGTCAGAGGGGGCTGCTTGGACGTTGGAGAGGCTTTGGTAGGTTCAGAGTAACTTCTGTAAGTTCTCTCCTCCCACACACCCTGGGAGGAGACCAGGATGACTTGAGAACATTGGTTTTATTGGAGAACATCAGAGTGGCAGGTTAAGCTGATTCTCATTCACCTGGGACTGGTTTGGAATTTCCCAAACTAGTTACTCTGGGGATCCAGGCTGCCAGATAACATGGGTGACATTTCAGGAGTCTTACCCCAGGGGAGAATGAGCGGAGCGTGTGGCACCAGGCCCCTGTAAAAGGGGAAAGACAGcttctcccttttcctccctgCCCAGCTACCCTGCTGTGTTCTTACAATGAGTCAGAGAGCCTCCAGCTCTGACCCCCAGCTTCAGGGATGAGGGTGAGGAAACGAGAGGCCTGACATCCTTCATAGACTTTATCTCACAGGATTCCTAAGCTGGAGCAAAGGAAGAGTAAGATGGGGCAGAGTTGGGGAGATGCTGATATGGGGGCCACAGTTGGGCATCTGTCTTTTCCAAAGCAGGCTCTGGGCCAATGTACAGCCTCCCTAGGGAATGTGTCATAGAGACACAGGGTGTGTGGTGTAGGCGGGAAGTTATGGTTAGGAGAGCTGTGTGTGTctgatatttttctaattaaatccAAAAGGTGTCAGCTCCCCAGGGCAACTACAGCCTGCGCCAAAGGAGAGGACCCAGGTCTTGAGAAGGATCTAGGAGAGTGGAGCCCCACTCCACACATCTAGGTTGGGGTTCCCTGCTGAGGGCTGAGAGCAAGTGTGAAAGCCTTCACCATTAGGGCCTCAGCTGGGGCTCCCAAACCTCAGACCCTCCTGGACTTAGAGTAATGCCTAGAGCTAGACCTAAAGAACCCTCGGTCTTCTACCTCAGAACTAACCAGATTtggggccttggtttcctcaaaGGCCCCTTAGTAGGGGTGCTGAAAGGGAGTGGTGAAATAGTATCATCATTTAGGGAATAAGCTTCTCAGGGTGTGGTGATTATGTTTTAAAGAGGCCGTGTGCCAggtccggtggctcacgcctgtaatcccagcactttgggaggccgtggggtgggggtggggggaggtagataacgaggtcaggagttcaagaccagcctgaccaagttggtgaaaccccgaaaccccgtctctactaaaactacaaaaattagccaggccagtggctcacgcctgtaatcccagcactttgggaggccaaggcaggtggatcacgaggtcaggagttcgagaccatcctggctaacacggtgaaacccctgtctctactaaaaatacaaaaattagccaggtgtggtgccacatgcctgtagtcccagctactcaggaggctgaggcaggagaatcgcttgaacctgggcggtggaggttgcagtgagctgagatcgcgccactgcactccagcctgggtgacagtgagactacatctccaaaagaaaaaaaaaaaaaaagccgtgtGCTGAGGCCTGCCACCGAAGGGTGGAAGCTGGAGGCGCTTGGACACCCTGGATGCTGCAGGGCCATGATGCCGGCCCAgccacctctcccctcccagacaCCTTCTGAGTCCAGCCCAAGGAGAATACTATCCCCCCCACCAAACTGCTAAGGACAACGCATCCCTT is a window encoding:
- the RAPGEFL1 gene encoding rap guanine nucleotide exchange factor-like 1 isoform X2; protein product: MAIKDILLDDIVLTHSLFLPTEKFLQELHQYFVRAGGMEGPEGLGRKQACLAMLLHFLDTYQGLLQEEEGAGHIIKDLYLLIMKDESLYQGLREDTLRLHQLVETVELKIPEENQPPSKQVKPLFRHFRRIDSCLQTRVAFRGSDEIFCRVYMPDHSYVTIRSRLSASVQDILGSVTEKLQYSEEPTGREDSLILVAVSSSGEKVLLQPTEDCVFTALGINSHLFACTRDSYEALVPLPEEIQVSPGDTEIHRVEPEDVANHLTAFHWELFRCVHELEFVDYVFHGERGRRETANLELLLQRCSEVTHWVATEVLLCEAPGKRAQLLKKFIKIAALCKQNQDLLSFYAVVMGLDNAAVSRLRLTWEKLPGKFKNLFRKFENLTDPCRNHKSYREVISKMKPPVIPFVPLILKDLTFLHEGSKTLVDGLVNIEKLHSVAEKVRTIRKYRSRPLCLDMEASPHHLQTKAYVRQFQVIDNQNLLFELSYKLEANSQ